One region of Cheilinus undulatus linkage group 4, ASM1832078v1, whole genome shotgun sequence genomic DNA includes:
- the LOC121508726 gene encoding hexokinase-1-like isoform X1, whose product MIAAQLLAYYFTELKDDQLKKIDKYLYSMRFSDETLKDVMNRFRREMENGLGRDTNPTATVKMLPTFVRSIPDGSEKGDFIALDLGGSNFRILRVKVTQDKKQPVQMESQVYETPDDIIHGSGSRLFDHVADCLGDFMEKQSIKDKKLPVGFTFSFPCVQTKLDEAVLVTWTKKFKASGVEGMDVVKLLNKAIKKRGDYEADIMAVVNDTTGTMMTCGFDDQRCEVGIIIGTGTNACYMEELRHIDLVEGDEGRMCINTEWGAFGDDGSLEDIRTEFDREIDRGSINPGKQLFEKMASGMYMGELVRLILVKMAKEGLLFEGRITPELLTKGKIETKHVSAIEKTKEGLKKCMEILTRLGVEPSDEDCLAVQHVCTIVSFRSANLIAATLGGILSRLKENKGVARLRTTVGIDGSLYKMHPQYARRLHKTVRRLVPDSDVRFLLSESGSAKGAAMVTAVAYRLTEQARQIQQTLAEFRLSKAQLLEVKKRMRVEIERGLKKDTHKEATVKMLPTYVRSTPDGTENGDFLALDLGGTNFRVLLVKIRSGKRRSVEMHNKIYAIPIEVMQGTGEELFDHIVHCISDFLDYMGMKSARLPLGFTFSFPCYQTSLDAGILVTWTKGFKATDCEGEDVVELLREAIKRKEEFELDVVAIVNDTVGTMMTCAYEEPTCEVGLIAGTGSNACYMEETKNIEIVGGNEGRMCVNMEWGAFGDNGCLDDIRTVYDQAVDENSLNEGKQRYEKMCSGMYLGEIVRQILIDLTKRGFLFRGQISETLKTRGIFETKFLSQIESDRLALLQVRAILQQLGLDSTCDDSIIVKEVCGTVSRRAAQICGAGMAAVVDKIRENRGLDHLDITVGVDGTLYKLHPHFSRIFQQTVKELAPKCDVNFLLSEDGSGKGAALITAVGCRQRELEAQQH is encoded by the exons aaaaaggcGACTTCATCGCTCTGGACCTTGGAGGGTCGAATTTCCGGATCCTGCGTGTCAAGGTGACACAAGACAAGAAACAGCCGGTTCAGATGGAGAGCCAGGTTTATGAGACtcctgatgacatcatccacGGCAGCGGCTCACGG ctcttcGACCACGTTGCAGACTGTCTGGGCGACTTCATGGAGAAACAAAGCATCAAGGATAAAAAGCTCCCTGTAGGATTTACCTTCTCTTTCCCGTGCGTCCAGACCAAACTAGATGAG GCCGTCTTAGTGACATGGACAAAGAAGTTTAAAGCCAGCGGTGTCGAAGGCATGGACGTGGTCAAACTGCTGAACAAAGCCATCAAGAAACGAGGG GATTATGAGGCGGACATCATGGCGGTGGTGAATGACACAACTGGCACCATGATGACCTGCGGATTTGACGACCAGCGCTGTGAAGTCGGCATCATTATTG GTACAGGGACGAACGCCTGCTACATGGAGGAGCTGCGTCACATCGACCTGGTGGAAGGAGACGAAGGCCGGATGTGCATCAACACGGAGTGGGGGGCTTTTGGCGACGACGGGTCCCTGGAGGACATTCGGACAGAGTTTGACCGTGAGATCGACAGAGGATCGATCAACCCGGGGAAGCAGCT GTTTGAAAAGATGGCCAGTGGGATGTACATGGGAGAGCTGGTTCGACTCATCCTGGTCAAGATGGCCAAAGAGGGTCTGCTGTTTGAGGGGCGGATCACCCCGGAGCTCCTGACGAAAGGAAAGATCGAGACCAAACACGTTTCTGCCATCGAGAA GACTAAAGAGGGACTAAAGAAATGTATGGAAATCCTGACGAGACTCGGAGTGGAGCCTTCAGACGAAGACTGTCTCGCCGTGCAGCACGTGTGCACCATCGTCTCCTTCCGCTCAGCAAATCTGATCGCTGCCACGCTGGGAGGAATCCTCTCACGCCTGAAGGAAAACAAAGGAGTGGCACGCCTCCGCACCACGGTGGGCATCGACGGGTCGCTGTACAAGATGCACCCTCA ATACGCACGCCGCCTTCATAAGACGGTGCGGCGCCTGGTCCCAGACTCAGATGTCCGCTTCCTGCTGTCAGAGAGTGGGAGTGCGAAAGGGGCGGCCATGGTGACGGCAGTGGCGTACCGTTTGACGGAGCAGGCGCGCCAGATTCAGCAGACGTTGGCTGAGTTCAGGCTGAGCAAAGCGCAGCTGTTAGAAGTGAAGAAACGCATGAGGGTGGAGATCGAGAGGGGCCTGAAGAAGGACACCCACAAGGAAGCCACGGTGAAAATGCTGCCCACCTATGTGAGGAGTACACCGGACGGAACAG AGAATGGAGACTTCCTCGCTCTGGACCTTGGAGGGACAAACTTCCGTGTGCTCCTGGTAAAGATTCGCAGTGGGAAGAGGCGGTCAGTGGAGATGCATAACAAAATCTACGCCATTCCCATAGAAGTCATGCAGGGAACAGGAGAGGAG ctctttgACCACATCGTTCACTGCATCTCTGACTTCCTGGACTACATGGGGATGAAAAGCGCCCGATTGCCGCTGGGCTTCACCTTCTCCTTCCCCTGCTACCAGACCAGCTTGGACGCA GGTATCCTTGTAACCTGGACCAAAGGCTTCAAGGCCACAGACTGTGAGGGTGAGGATGTGGTCGAGCTTCTGCGGGAAGCCATCAAGAGGAAAGAG GAGTTTGAGCTGGATGTGGTTGCCATAGTGAACGACACCGTGGGGACGATGATGACCTGTGCATACGAAGAACCAACCTGTGAGGTCGGGCTGATCGCCG GAACGGGCAGTAACGCCTGCTACATGGAGGAGACGAAAAACATCGAGATCGTGGGGGGAAACGAGGGGCGTATGTGTGTTAATATGGAGTGGGGGGCGTTTGGAGACAACGGCTGCCTGGACGACATTAGGACGGTCTACGACCAAGCCGTGGATGAGAACTCGCTCAATGAAGGCAAACAAAG ATATGAGAAGATGTGCAGCGGTATGTACCTCGGAGAGATCGTCAGGCAGATTTTGATCGATCTGACCAAACGTGGCTTCCTGTTCCGGGGACAAATCTCAGAGACGCTGAAGACCAGAGGCATCTTTGAGACCAAGTTCCTGTCACAGATAGAGAG CGATCGTCTGGCGCTGCTGCAGGTCAGGGCGATCCTGCAGCAGCTGGGGCTCGACAGCACCTGCGATGACAGTATCATCGTCAAGGAGGTGTGCGGCACGGTGTCCCGCCGAGCGGCTCAGATCTGCGGAGCCGGAATGGCTGCTGTGGTGGACAAGATCCGTGAGAACAGAGGATTAGACCACCTGGATATCACCGTGGGCGTGGACGGCACACTCTACAAGCTGCACCCACA CTTCTCACGGATCTTCCAGCAAACCGTGAAGGAACTCGCCCCCAAATGTGATGTGAACTTCCTGCTGTCGGAGGACGGCAGCGGGAAGGGGGCGGCGCTCATCACCGCCGTAGGCTGCCGTCAGAGAGAGCTGGAGGCGCAGCAGCACTGA
- the LOC121508726 gene encoding hexokinase-1-like isoform X2: protein MIAAQLLAYYFTELKDDQLKKIDKYLYSMRFSDETLKDVMNRFRREMENGLGRDTNPTATVKMLPTFVRSIPDGSEKGDFIALDLGGSNFRILRVKVTQDKKQPVQMESQVYETPDDIIHGSGSRLFDHVADCLGDFMEKQSIKDKKLPVGFTFSFPCVQTKLDEAVLVTWTKKFKASGVEGMDVVKLLNKAIKKRGDYEADIMAVVNDTTGTMMTCGFDDQRCEVGIIIGTGTNACYMEELRHIDLVEGDEGRMCINTEWGAFGDDGSLEDIRTEFDREIDRGSINPGKQLFEKMASGMYMGELVRLILVKMAKEGLLFEGRITPELLTKGKIETKHVSAIEKTKEGLKKCMEILTRLGVEPSDEDCLAVQHVCTIVSFRSANLIAATLGGILSRLKENKGVARLRTTVGIDGSLYKMHPQYARRLHKTVRRLVPDSDVRFLLSESGSAKGAAMVTAVAYRLTEQARQIQQTLAEFRLSKAQLLEVKKRMRVEIERGLKKDTHKEATVKMLPTYVRSTPDGTENGDFLALDLGGTNFRVLLVKIRSGKRRSVEMHNKIYAIPIEVMQGTGEELFDHIVHCISDFLDYMGMKSARLPLGFTFSFPCYQTSLDAGILVTWTKGFKATDCEGEDVVELLREAIKRKEEFELDVVAIVNDTVGTMMTCAYEEPTCEVGLIAGTGSNACYMEETKNIEIVGGNEGRMCVNMEWGAFGDNGCLDDIRTVYDQAVDENSLNEGKQRYEKMCSGMYLGEIVRQILIDLTKRGFLFRGQISETLKTRGIFETKFLSQIESDRLALLQVRAILQQLGLDSTCDDSIIVKEVCGTVSRRAAQICGAGMAAVVDKIRENRGLDHLDITVGVDGTLYKLHPQTDGLPIPLFLTGESISQRSCLNRLGPLKK from the exons aaaaaggcGACTTCATCGCTCTGGACCTTGGAGGGTCGAATTTCCGGATCCTGCGTGTCAAGGTGACACAAGACAAGAAACAGCCGGTTCAGATGGAGAGCCAGGTTTATGAGACtcctgatgacatcatccacGGCAGCGGCTCACGG ctcttcGACCACGTTGCAGACTGTCTGGGCGACTTCATGGAGAAACAAAGCATCAAGGATAAAAAGCTCCCTGTAGGATTTACCTTCTCTTTCCCGTGCGTCCAGACCAAACTAGATGAG GCCGTCTTAGTGACATGGACAAAGAAGTTTAAAGCCAGCGGTGTCGAAGGCATGGACGTGGTCAAACTGCTGAACAAAGCCATCAAGAAACGAGGG GATTATGAGGCGGACATCATGGCGGTGGTGAATGACACAACTGGCACCATGATGACCTGCGGATTTGACGACCAGCGCTGTGAAGTCGGCATCATTATTG GTACAGGGACGAACGCCTGCTACATGGAGGAGCTGCGTCACATCGACCTGGTGGAAGGAGACGAAGGCCGGATGTGCATCAACACGGAGTGGGGGGCTTTTGGCGACGACGGGTCCCTGGAGGACATTCGGACAGAGTTTGACCGTGAGATCGACAGAGGATCGATCAACCCGGGGAAGCAGCT GTTTGAAAAGATGGCCAGTGGGATGTACATGGGAGAGCTGGTTCGACTCATCCTGGTCAAGATGGCCAAAGAGGGTCTGCTGTTTGAGGGGCGGATCACCCCGGAGCTCCTGACGAAAGGAAAGATCGAGACCAAACACGTTTCTGCCATCGAGAA GACTAAAGAGGGACTAAAGAAATGTATGGAAATCCTGACGAGACTCGGAGTGGAGCCTTCAGACGAAGACTGTCTCGCCGTGCAGCACGTGTGCACCATCGTCTCCTTCCGCTCAGCAAATCTGATCGCTGCCACGCTGGGAGGAATCCTCTCACGCCTGAAGGAAAACAAAGGAGTGGCACGCCTCCGCACCACGGTGGGCATCGACGGGTCGCTGTACAAGATGCACCCTCA ATACGCACGCCGCCTTCATAAGACGGTGCGGCGCCTGGTCCCAGACTCAGATGTCCGCTTCCTGCTGTCAGAGAGTGGGAGTGCGAAAGGGGCGGCCATGGTGACGGCAGTGGCGTACCGTTTGACGGAGCAGGCGCGCCAGATTCAGCAGACGTTGGCTGAGTTCAGGCTGAGCAAAGCGCAGCTGTTAGAAGTGAAGAAACGCATGAGGGTGGAGATCGAGAGGGGCCTGAAGAAGGACACCCACAAGGAAGCCACGGTGAAAATGCTGCCCACCTATGTGAGGAGTACACCGGACGGAACAG AGAATGGAGACTTCCTCGCTCTGGACCTTGGAGGGACAAACTTCCGTGTGCTCCTGGTAAAGATTCGCAGTGGGAAGAGGCGGTCAGTGGAGATGCATAACAAAATCTACGCCATTCCCATAGAAGTCATGCAGGGAACAGGAGAGGAG ctctttgACCACATCGTTCACTGCATCTCTGACTTCCTGGACTACATGGGGATGAAAAGCGCCCGATTGCCGCTGGGCTTCACCTTCTCCTTCCCCTGCTACCAGACCAGCTTGGACGCA GGTATCCTTGTAACCTGGACCAAAGGCTTCAAGGCCACAGACTGTGAGGGTGAGGATGTGGTCGAGCTTCTGCGGGAAGCCATCAAGAGGAAAGAG GAGTTTGAGCTGGATGTGGTTGCCATAGTGAACGACACCGTGGGGACGATGATGACCTGTGCATACGAAGAACCAACCTGTGAGGTCGGGCTGATCGCCG GAACGGGCAGTAACGCCTGCTACATGGAGGAGACGAAAAACATCGAGATCGTGGGGGGAAACGAGGGGCGTATGTGTGTTAATATGGAGTGGGGGGCGTTTGGAGACAACGGCTGCCTGGACGACATTAGGACGGTCTACGACCAAGCCGTGGATGAGAACTCGCTCAATGAAGGCAAACAAAG ATATGAGAAGATGTGCAGCGGTATGTACCTCGGAGAGATCGTCAGGCAGATTTTGATCGATCTGACCAAACGTGGCTTCCTGTTCCGGGGACAAATCTCAGAGACGCTGAAGACCAGAGGCATCTTTGAGACCAAGTTCCTGTCACAGATAGAGAG CGATCGTCTGGCGCTGCTGCAGGTCAGGGCGATCCTGCAGCAGCTGGGGCTCGACAGCACCTGCGATGACAGTATCATCGTCAAGGAGGTGTGCGGCACGGTGTCCCGCCGAGCGGCTCAGATCTGCGGAGCCGGAATGGCTGCTGTGGTGGACAAGATCCGTGAGAACAGAGGATTAGACCACCTGGATATCACCGTGGGCGTGGACGGCACACTCTACAAGCTGCACCCACA AACAGATGGATTACCCATtcccttgtttctcactggtgaatccatctctcaacgctcctgtctgaaccgtttgggcccgcttaaaaagtga
- the LOC121508726 gene encoding hexokinase-1-like isoform X3, with amino-acid sequence MEKQSIKDKKLPVGFTFSFPCVQTKLDEAVLVTWTKKFKASGVEGMDVVKLLNKAIKKRGDYEADIMAVVNDTTGTMMTCGFDDQRCEVGIIIGTGTNACYMEELRHIDLVEGDEGRMCINTEWGAFGDDGSLEDIRTEFDREIDRGSINPGKQLFEKMASGMYMGELVRLILVKMAKEGLLFEGRITPELLTKGKIETKHVSAIEKTKEGLKKCMEILTRLGVEPSDEDCLAVQHVCTIVSFRSANLIAATLGGILSRLKENKGVARLRTTVGIDGSLYKMHPQYARRLHKTVRRLVPDSDVRFLLSESGSAKGAAMVTAVAYRLTEQARQIQQTLAEFRLSKAQLLEVKKRMRVEIERGLKKDTHKEATVKMLPTYVRSTPDGTENGDFLALDLGGTNFRVLLVKIRSGKRRSVEMHNKIYAIPIEVMQGTGEELFDHIVHCISDFLDYMGMKSARLPLGFTFSFPCYQTSLDAGILVTWTKGFKATDCEGEDVVELLREAIKRKEEFELDVVAIVNDTVGTMMTCAYEEPTCEVGLIAGTGSNACYMEETKNIEIVGGNEGRMCVNMEWGAFGDNGCLDDIRTVYDQAVDENSLNEGKQRYEKMCSGMYLGEIVRQILIDLTKRGFLFRGQISETLKTRGIFETKFLSQIESDRLALLQVRAILQQLGLDSTCDDSIIVKEVCGTVSRRAAQICGAGMAAVVDKIRENRGLDHLDITVGVDGTLYKLHPHFSRIFQQTVKELAPKCDVNFLLSEDGSGKGAALITAVGCRQRELEAQQH; translated from the exons ATGGAGAAACAAAGCATCAAGGATAAAAAGCTCCCTGTAGGATTTACCTTCTCTTTCCCGTGCGTCCAGACCAAACTAGATGAG GCCGTCTTAGTGACATGGACAAAGAAGTTTAAAGCCAGCGGTGTCGAAGGCATGGACGTGGTCAAACTGCTGAACAAAGCCATCAAGAAACGAGGG GATTATGAGGCGGACATCATGGCGGTGGTGAATGACACAACTGGCACCATGATGACCTGCGGATTTGACGACCAGCGCTGTGAAGTCGGCATCATTATTG GTACAGGGACGAACGCCTGCTACATGGAGGAGCTGCGTCACATCGACCTGGTGGAAGGAGACGAAGGCCGGATGTGCATCAACACGGAGTGGGGGGCTTTTGGCGACGACGGGTCCCTGGAGGACATTCGGACAGAGTTTGACCGTGAGATCGACAGAGGATCGATCAACCCGGGGAAGCAGCT GTTTGAAAAGATGGCCAGTGGGATGTACATGGGAGAGCTGGTTCGACTCATCCTGGTCAAGATGGCCAAAGAGGGTCTGCTGTTTGAGGGGCGGATCACCCCGGAGCTCCTGACGAAAGGAAAGATCGAGACCAAACACGTTTCTGCCATCGAGAA GACTAAAGAGGGACTAAAGAAATGTATGGAAATCCTGACGAGACTCGGAGTGGAGCCTTCAGACGAAGACTGTCTCGCCGTGCAGCACGTGTGCACCATCGTCTCCTTCCGCTCAGCAAATCTGATCGCTGCCACGCTGGGAGGAATCCTCTCACGCCTGAAGGAAAACAAAGGAGTGGCACGCCTCCGCACCACGGTGGGCATCGACGGGTCGCTGTACAAGATGCACCCTCA ATACGCACGCCGCCTTCATAAGACGGTGCGGCGCCTGGTCCCAGACTCAGATGTCCGCTTCCTGCTGTCAGAGAGTGGGAGTGCGAAAGGGGCGGCCATGGTGACGGCAGTGGCGTACCGTTTGACGGAGCAGGCGCGCCAGATTCAGCAGACGTTGGCTGAGTTCAGGCTGAGCAAAGCGCAGCTGTTAGAAGTGAAGAAACGCATGAGGGTGGAGATCGAGAGGGGCCTGAAGAAGGACACCCACAAGGAAGCCACGGTGAAAATGCTGCCCACCTATGTGAGGAGTACACCGGACGGAACAG AGAATGGAGACTTCCTCGCTCTGGACCTTGGAGGGACAAACTTCCGTGTGCTCCTGGTAAAGATTCGCAGTGGGAAGAGGCGGTCAGTGGAGATGCATAACAAAATCTACGCCATTCCCATAGAAGTCATGCAGGGAACAGGAGAGGAG ctctttgACCACATCGTTCACTGCATCTCTGACTTCCTGGACTACATGGGGATGAAAAGCGCCCGATTGCCGCTGGGCTTCACCTTCTCCTTCCCCTGCTACCAGACCAGCTTGGACGCA GGTATCCTTGTAACCTGGACCAAAGGCTTCAAGGCCACAGACTGTGAGGGTGAGGATGTGGTCGAGCTTCTGCGGGAAGCCATCAAGAGGAAAGAG GAGTTTGAGCTGGATGTGGTTGCCATAGTGAACGACACCGTGGGGACGATGATGACCTGTGCATACGAAGAACCAACCTGTGAGGTCGGGCTGATCGCCG GAACGGGCAGTAACGCCTGCTACATGGAGGAGACGAAAAACATCGAGATCGTGGGGGGAAACGAGGGGCGTATGTGTGTTAATATGGAGTGGGGGGCGTTTGGAGACAACGGCTGCCTGGACGACATTAGGACGGTCTACGACCAAGCCGTGGATGAGAACTCGCTCAATGAAGGCAAACAAAG ATATGAGAAGATGTGCAGCGGTATGTACCTCGGAGAGATCGTCAGGCAGATTTTGATCGATCTGACCAAACGTGGCTTCCTGTTCCGGGGACAAATCTCAGAGACGCTGAAGACCAGAGGCATCTTTGAGACCAAGTTCCTGTCACAGATAGAGAG CGATCGTCTGGCGCTGCTGCAGGTCAGGGCGATCCTGCAGCAGCTGGGGCTCGACAGCACCTGCGATGACAGTATCATCGTCAAGGAGGTGTGCGGCACGGTGTCCCGCCGAGCGGCTCAGATCTGCGGAGCCGGAATGGCTGCTGTGGTGGACAAGATCCGTGAGAACAGAGGATTAGACCACCTGGATATCACCGTGGGCGTGGACGGCACACTCTACAAGCTGCACCCACA CTTCTCACGGATCTTCCAGCAAACCGTGAAGGAACTCGCCCCCAAATGTGATGTGAACTTCCTGCTGTCGGAGGACGGCAGCGGGAAGGGGGCGGCGCTCATCACCGCCGTAGGCTGCCGTCAGAGAGAGCTGGAGGCGCAGCAGCACTGA